A genomic segment from Rhodospirillum centenum SW encodes:
- the rimM gene encoding ribosome maturation factor RimM (Essential for efficient processing of 16S rRNA): MTTRIVVAQILGAHGVHGRVKLKSFTADETAVFGYAPLTDESGRREFKLRRTGTGKDHFLAEVDGITGKEAADALRGTRLYIERDRLPAPEDEDEFYHADLIGLDTVTADDQPFGTIKAIYDFGAGDMLEIRHVSEKTVFLPFTKACVPVIEIAAGRVVVEPPANFFAPAGPQPAEGEEMPDGALEALEGEEAGAGTAPQP; this comes from the coding sequence ATGACCACCCGCATCGTCGTCGCCCAGATCCTCGGCGCCCATGGCGTCCACGGCCGGGTGAAGCTGAAGAGCTTCACCGCGGACGAGACGGCCGTGTTCGGCTATGCCCCGCTGACGGACGAGTCCGGACGGCGGGAGTTCAAGCTGCGCCGCACCGGCACCGGCAAGGACCACTTCCTGGCGGAAGTGGACGGCATCACCGGCAAGGAGGCCGCCGACGCCCTGCGCGGCACCCGCCTCTACATTGAGCGTGACCGCCTGCCCGCGCCGGAGGACGAGGACGAGTTCTACCATGCCGACCTGATCGGCCTGGACACCGTGACCGCCGACGACCAGCCCTTCGGCACCATCAAGGCGATCTACGACTTCGGCGCCGGCGACATGCTGGAGATCCGGCACGTCTCCGAGAAGACGGTCTTCCTGCCCTTCACGAAGGCCTGCGTGCCCGTGATCGAGATCGCGGCCGGCCGCGTCGTGGTCGAACCGCCGGCCAACTTCTTCGCCCCGGCCGGGCCGCAGCCCGCGGAGGGCGAGGAGATGCCCGACGGCGCCCTGGAGGCGCTGGAGGGCGAAGAGGCGGGCGCAGGGACGGCGCCGCAGCCGTGA
- the trmD gene encoding tRNA (guanosine(37)-N1)-methyltransferase TrmD: protein MAPWRVTVLTLFPEMFPGPLGHSLAGKALENGIWSLETVDIRAFARDKHRSVDDTPFGGGPGMVMRPDVLDAALTDIRERRLRSLSGTPVEGAAGEQGQGETGLELRGPEERGPEERGRSIYLSPRGRVLTQDMVRDLARAPWVTLLCGRYEGVDERVLEEHSLEEVSLGDFVLSGGEPAALCLIDAVVRLLPGVMGNVETAGEESFERGLLEYPHYTRPALWKGRVVPEVLLSGHHEKVRAWRLDQAERITAERRPDLWSSYLDSRPAPKVKQRRHRKREAAQPTNVADHQERGADSIEG, encoded by the coding sequence ATGGCGCCCTGGCGGGTGACCGTGCTGACCCTGTTCCCGGAGATGTTCCCCGGGCCGCTGGGCCACAGCCTCGCGGGGAAGGCGCTGGAAAACGGCATCTGGTCGCTGGAAACGGTGGACATCCGTGCCTTCGCGCGCGATAAGCATCGCTCCGTGGACGACACCCCGTTCGGCGGCGGCCCCGGCATGGTCATGCGGCCCGACGTCCTGGACGCGGCGCTGACCGACATCCGGGAACGGCGCCTCCGGTCGCTGTCCGGCACCCCTGTCGAGGGGGCTGCCGGGGAGCAGGGCCAGGGGGAGACGGGTCTGGAGTTACGGGGCCCGGAAGAACGGGGCCCGGAAGAACGGGGCCGGTCGATCTACCTCAGCCCACGCGGCCGTGTGCTGACCCAGGACATGGTGCGGGACCTTGCCCGCGCTCCCTGGGTGACACTGTTGTGCGGCCGCTACGAGGGGGTGGACGAGCGCGTCCTGGAGGAACATTCCCTGGAGGAGGTCTCCCTGGGGGATTTCGTGCTGTCCGGCGGCGAGCCGGCGGCGCTCTGCCTGATCGACGCCGTGGTCCGGCTGCTGCCGGGGGTCATGGGCAACGTCGAGACGGCGGGGGAAGAGAGCTTCGAGCGGGGACTCCTGGAGTACCCGCACTATACGCGGCCCGCTCTCTGGAAGGGTCGTGTGGTGCCGGAGGTTCTGCTTTCCGGTCACCATGAGAAGGTCCGGGCCTGGCGGCTGGACCAGGCGGAGAGGATCACGGCGGAGCGACGCCCCGACCTGTGGTCCAGCTACCTGGACAGCCGACCGGCCCCAAAGGTGAAACAACGCCGACACCG